A stretch of the Hippoglossus hippoglossus isolate fHipHip1 chromosome 1, fHipHip1.pri, whole genome shotgun sequence genome encodes the following:
- the khsrp gene encoding far upstream element-binding protein 2 isoform X1 translates to MSEYGGVPTNGVNAGMKNDAFADAVQRARQIAAKIGGDGVPSGSNNGGAESYPFTPQKRSLEEADEPDAKKVASQSERDSSLSIGAQLAALSQQSVRPSTMTEECNVPDAMVGLIIGRGGEQINKIQQDSGCKVQIAHDSAGLSERTVSLTGSPDAIQRAKALIDDIVSRGHESTNGQAGSMQEMIIPAGKAGLIIGKGGETIRQLQERAGVKMILIQDGSQPPNVDKPLRIIGDPYKVQQAKEMVNEILRERDHAGFGERSEYGSRMGGGGGGGGGGGGGGGGGGGGGGGGGGGGGGIEIAVPRHSVGVVIGRNGEMIKKIQGDAGVKIQFKPDDGTGPEKIAHIMGPPDQCQHAASVITDLLQSIRAREEGGQGGPPGPGAGMPPGGRGRGRGQGNWGPPGGEMTFSIPAHKCGLVIGRGGENVKSINQQTGAFVEISRQPPPNGDPNFKLFIIRGSPQQIDHAKQLIEEKIEAPLCPVGGSPGPGGPGGPMGPYNPNPYNAGPPGGAPHGAAPGGPQYCPQGWGNNYQQWQAPGPHDPNKAAAADPNAAWAAYYAQYYGQQPGGAMPGQAPGAAPAAAPGDQSQAAQAPGGQPDYTKAWEEYYKKMGMAQPAGGAAAVAPAAAPAAAAVAGGGAAAGGQQDYSAAWAEYYRQQAAYYGQGGQAPGQPGGPQQGQQGQ, encoded by the exons ATGTCTGAATACGGCGGTGTGCCGACGAACGGAGTCAATGCTGGGATGAAAAATGATGCTTTTGCCGACGCTGTACAACGAGCCAGACAG ATTGCAGCTAAGATCGGTGGAGACGGTGTCCCCTCAGGGAGCAACAACGGAGGAGCTGAGAGTTATCCATTCACACCACAAAAACGATCCTTGGAAGAAGCAG ATGAACCCGATGCCAAGAAGGTAGCATCACAGAGTGAAAGAGATTCTTCATTGT CTATTGGCGCTCAGCTCGCTGCTCTGTCCCAACAAAG TGTCAGGCCCTCTACAATGACTGAAGAGTGCAACGTGCCTGATGCCATGGTCGGCCTCA TCATTGGTCGAGGAGGTGAACAGATCAACAAAATACAACAGGATTCTGGCTGCAAGGTCCAGATTGCTCATG ACAGTGCAGGACTTTCCGAAAGAACTGTTTCTCTGACAGGGTCACCAGATGCCATACA GAGAGCCAAGGCCCTCATAGATGACATAGTGTCCAGGGGTCACGAGTCGACCAATGGGCAGGCAGGTTCGATGCAGGAGATGATCATCCCTGCCGGCAAGGCTGGCCTCATCATAGGCAAAGGAGGAGAGACCATCAGACAGCTACAG GAGCGAGCTGGAGTTAAAATGATACTTATTCAAGATGGATCCCAGCCACCAAACGTAGACAAGCCGCTACGCATCATTGGAGACCCCTACAAAGTGCAG CAAGCAAAAGAGATGGTCAATGAGATTCTACGAGAGAGGGATCATGCTGGTTTTGGAGAGAGGAGTGAATACGGATCAAGGATGGgaggcggcggtggtggtggtggcggcggtggtggtggtggcggcggtggcggaggcggtggtggtggcggcggcggaggTGGTGGTGGCATCGAG ATAGCGGTGCCCCGCCACTCTGTGGGAGTTGTGATTGGTCGAAATGGGGAGATGATAAAGAAGATCCAGGGCGATGCTGGAGTGAAGATACAGTTTAAACCAG ATGATGGTACTGGTCCTGAAAAAATTGCCCATATTATGGGTCCGCCAGACCAGTGTCAGCACGCTGCATCGGTCATCACTGACCTGCTACAGAGCATCCGTGCCAGAGAGGAGGGTGGACAGGGG GGCCCCCCAGGTCCTGGTGCAGGTATGCCGCCTGGTGGTCGAGGGCGGGGTAGAGGCCAGGGTAACTGGGGTCCTCCTGGTGGAGAGATGACCTTCTCTATTCCGGCTCACAAATGTGGGCTTGTCATtggcagaggaggggagaacGTCAAGTCTATCAACCAACAGACCGGTGCATTTGTTGAAATATCTCGTCAGCCCCCTCCAAACGGTGACCCAAACTTCAAATTGTTCATCATCCGAGGGTCCCCACAACAGATTGACCATGCGAAGCAGCTCATAGAAGAGAAGATAGAG GCTCCATTGTGTCCAGTGGGTGGTAGTCCTGGTCCCGGAGGCCCAGGGGGTCCGATGGGTCCCTATAACCCCAATCCATATAATGCAGGGCCCCCTGGAGGTGCTCCCCA TGGAGCTGCACCTGGTGGCCCCCAGTACTGTCCTCAGGGTTGGGGAAATAATTATCAGCAATGGCAAGCCCCAGGCCCACATGACCCAA ataaagcagcagcagcagacccaAACGCAGCATGGGCAGCATACTATGCACAATAttatggtcagcagccagggGGTGCCATGCCAGGCCAGGCTCCAGGAGCtgccccagcagcagcacctggagACCAGAGCCAAGCAGCACAGGCCCCAGGAGGTCAGCCAGACTACACCAAGGCTTGGGAGGAGTACTACAAGAAGATGGGCATGG CTCAgccagctggaggagcagcggcAGTTGCTCCAGCTGCCGCcccagcagcagcggcagtggcaggaggaggagctgcagctggaggccaGCAGGACTACAGTGCAGCCTGGGCTGAGTACTACAGACAGCAGGCTGCCTATTATGGACAGGGAGGGCAGGCACCTGGACAGCCAGGTGGTCCACAGCAGGGACAACAG GGCCAGTAA
- the khsrp gene encoding far upstream element-binding protein 2 isoform X3: MSEYGGVPTNGVNAGMKNDAFADAVQRARQIAAKIGGDGVPSGSNNGGAESYPFTPQKRSLEEADEPDAKKVASQSERDSSLSIGAQLAALSQQSVRPSTMTEECNVPDAMVGLIIGRGGEQINKIQQDSGCKVQIAHDSAGLSERTVSLTGSPDAIQRAKALIDDIVSRGHESTNGQAGSMQEMIIPAGKAGLIIGKGGETIRQLQERAGVKMILIQDGSQPPNVDKPLRIIGDPYKVQQAKEMVNEILRERDHAGFGERSEYGSRMGGGGGGGGGGIEIAVPRHSVGVVIGRNGEMIKKIQGDAGVKIQFKPDDGTGPEKIAHIMGPPDQCQHAASVITDLLQSIRAREEGGQGGPPGPGAGMPPGGRGRGRGQGNWGPPGGEMTFSIPAHKCGLVIGRGGENVKSINQQTGAFVEISRQPPPNGDPNFKLFIIRGSPQQIDHAKQLIEEKIEAPLCPVGGSPGPGGPGGPMGPYNPNPYNAGPPGGAPHGAAPGGPQYCPQGWGNNYQQWQAPGPHDPNKAAAADPNAAWAAYYAQYYGQQPGGAMPGQAPGAAPAAAPGDQSQAAQAPGGQPDYTKAWEEYYKKMGMAQPAGGAAAVAPAAAPAAAAVAGGGAAAGGQQDYSAAWAEYYRQQAAYYGQGGQAPGQPGGPQQGQQGQ; this comes from the exons ATGTCTGAATACGGCGGTGTGCCGACGAACGGAGTCAATGCTGGGATGAAAAATGATGCTTTTGCCGACGCTGTACAACGAGCCAGACAG ATTGCAGCTAAGATCGGTGGAGACGGTGTCCCCTCAGGGAGCAACAACGGAGGAGCTGAGAGTTATCCATTCACACCACAAAAACGATCCTTGGAAGAAGCAG ATGAACCCGATGCCAAGAAGGTAGCATCACAGAGTGAAAGAGATTCTTCATTGT CTATTGGCGCTCAGCTCGCTGCTCTGTCCCAACAAAG TGTCAGGCCCTCTACAATGACTGAAGAGTGCAACGTGCCTGATGCCATGGTCGGCCTCA TCATTGGTCGAGGAGGTGAACAGATCAACAAAATACAACAGGATTCTGGCTGCAAGGTCCAGATTGCTCATG ACAGTGCAGGACTTTCCGAAAGAACTGTTTCTCTGACAGGGTCACCAGATGCCATACA GAGAGCCAAGGCCCTCATAGATGACATAGTGTCCAGGGGTCACGAGTCGACCAATGGGCAGGCAGGTTCGATGCAGGAGATGATCATCCCTGCCGGCAAGGCTGGCCTCATCATAGGCAAAGGAGGAGAGACCATCAGACAGCTACAG GAGCGAGCTGGAGTTAAAATGATACTTATTCAAGATGGATCCCAGCCACCAAACGTAGACAAGCCGCTACGCATCATTGGAGACCCCTACAAAGTGCAG CAAGCAAAAGAGATGGTCAATGAGATTCTACGAGAGAGGGATCATGCTGGTTTTGGAGAGAGGAGTGAATACGGATCAAGGATGGgaggcggcggtggtggtg gTGGTGGTGGCATCGAG ATAGCGGTGCCCCGCCACTCTGTGGGAGTTGTGATTGGTCGAAATGGGGAGATGATAAAGAAGATCCAGGGCGATGCTGGAGTGAAGATACAGTTTAAACCAG ATGATGGTACTGGTCCTGAAAAAATTGCCCATATTATGGGTCCGCCAGACCAGTGTCAGCACGCTGCATCGGTCATCACTGACCTGCTACAGAGCATCCGTGCCAGAGAGGAGGGTGGACAGGGG GGCCCCCCAGGTCCTGGTGCAGGTATGCCGCCTGGTGGTCGAGGGCGGGGTAGAGGCCAGGGTAACTGGGGTCCTCCTGGTGGAGAGATGACCTTCTCTATTCCGGCTCACAAATGTGGGCTTGTCATtggcagaggaggggagaacGTCAAGTCTATCAACCAACAGACCGGTGCATTTGTTGAAATATCTCGTCAGCCCCCTCCAAACGGTGACCCAAACTTCAAATTGTTCATCATCCGAGGGTCCCCACAACAGATTGACCATGCGAAGCAGCTCATAGAAGAGAAGATAGAG GCTCCATTGTGTCCAGTGGGTGGTAGTCCTGGTCCCGGAGGCCCAGGGGGTCCGATGGGTCCCTATAACCCCAATCCATATAATGCAGGGCCCCCTGGAGGTGCTCCCCA TGGAGCTGCACCTGGTGGCCCCCAGTACTGTCCTCAGGGTTGGGGAAATAATTATCAGCAATGGCAAGCCCCAGGCCCACATGACCCAA ataaagcagcagcagcagacccaAACGCAGCATGGGCAGCATACTATGCACAATAttatggtcagcagccagggGGTGCCATGCCAGGCCAGGCTCCAGGAGCtgccccagcagcagcacctggagACCAGAGCCAAGCAGCACAGGCCCCAGGAGGTCAGCCAGACTACACCAAGGCTTGGGAGGAGTACTACAAGAAGATGGGCATGG CTCAgccagctggaggagcagcggcAGTTGCTCCAGCTGCCGCcccagcagcagcggcagtggcaggaggaggagctgcagctggaggccaGCAGGACTACAGTGCAGCCTGGGCTGAGTACTACAGACAGCAGGCTGCCTATTATGGACAGGGAGGGCAGGCACCTGGACAGCCAGGTGGTCCACAGCAGGGACAACAG GGCCAGTAA
- the khsrp gene encoding far upstream element-binding protein 2 isoform X4 produces MTEECNVPDAMVGLIIGRGGEQINKIQQDSGCKVQIAHDSAGLSERTVSLTGSPDAIQRAKALIDDIVSRGHESTNGQAGSMQEMIIPAGKAGLIIGKGGETIRQLQERAGVKMILIQDGSQPPNVDKPLRIIGDPYKVQQAKEMVNEILRERDHAGFGERSEYGSRMGGGGGGGGGGGGGGGGGGGGGGGGGGGGGGIEIAVPRHSVGVVIGRNGEMIKKIQGDAGVKIQFKPDDGTGPEKIAHIMGPPDQCQHAASVITDLLQSIRAREEGGQGGPPGPGAGMPPGGRGRGRGQGNWGPPGGEMTFSIPAHKCGLVIGRGGENVKSINQQTGAFVEISRQPPPNGDPNFKLFIIRGSPQQIDHAKQLIEEKIEAPLCPVGGSPGPGGPGGPMGPYNPNPYNAGPPGGAPHGAAPGGPQYCPQGWGNNYQQWQAPGPHDPNKAAAADPNAAWAAYYAQYYGQQPGGAMPGQAPGAAPAAAPGDQSQAAQAPGGQPDYTKAWEEYYKKMGMAQPAGGAAAVAPAAAPAAAAVAGGGAAAGGQQDYSAAWAEYYRQQAAYYGQGGQAPGQPGGPQQGQQGQ; encoded by the exons ATGACTGAAGAGTGCAACGTGCCTGATGCCATGGTCGGCCTCA TCATTGGTCGAGGAGGTGAACAGATCAACAAAATACAACAGGATTCTGGCTGCAAGGTCCAGATTGCTCATG ACAGTGCAGGACTTTCCGAAAGAACTGTTTCTCTGACAGGGTCACCAGATGCCATACA GAGAGCCAAGGCCCTCATAGATGACATAGTGTCCAGGGGTCACGAGTCGACCAATGGGCAGGCAGGTTCGATGCAGGAGATGATCATCCCTGCCGGCAAGGCTGGCCTCATCATAGGCAAAGGAGGAGAGACCATCAGACAGCTACAG GAGCGAGCTGGAGTTAAAATGATACTTATTCAAGATGGATCCCAGCCACCAAACGTAGACAAGCCGCTACGCATCATTGGAGACCCCTACAAAGTGCAG CAAGCAAAAGAGATGGTCAATGAGATTCTACGAGAGAGGGATCATGCTGGTTTTGGAGAGAGGAGTGAATACGGATCAAGGATGGgaggcggcggtggtggtggtggcggcggtggtggtggtggcggcggtggcggaggcggtggtggtggcggcggcggaggTGGTGGTGGCATCGAG ATAGCGGTGCCCCGCCACTCTGTGGGAGTTGTGATTGGTCGAAATGGGGAGATGATAAAGAAGATCCAGGGCGATGCTGGAGTGAAGATACAGTTTAAACCAG ATGATGGTACTGGTCCTGAAAAAATTGCCCATATTATGGGTCCGCCAGACCAGTGTCAGCACGCTGCATCGGTCATCACTGACCTGCTACAGAGCATCCGTGCCAGAGAGGAGGGTGGACAGGGG GGCCCCCCAGGTCCTGGTGCAGGTATGCCGCCTGGTGGTCGAGGGCGGGGTAGAGGCCAGGGTAACTGGGGTCCTCCTGGTGGAGAGATGACCTTCTCTATTCCGGCTCACAAATGTGGGCTTGTCATtggcagaggaggggagaacGTCAAGTCTATCAACCAACAGACCGGTGCATTTGTTGAAATATCTCGTCAGCCCCCTCCAAACGGTGACCCAAACTTCAAATTGTTCATCATCCGAGGGTCCCCACAACAGATTGACCATGCGAAGCAGCTCATAGAAGAGAAGATAGAG GCTCCATTGTGTCCAGTGGGTGGTAGTCCTGGTCCCGGAGGCCCAGGGGGTCCGATGGGTCCCTATAACCCCAATCCATATAATGCAGGGCCCCCTGGAGGTGCTCCCCA TGGAGCTGCACCTGGTGGCCCCCAGTACTGTCCTCAGGGTTGGGGAAATAATTATCAGCAATGGCAAGCCCCAGGCCCACATGACCCAA ataaagcagcagcagcagacccaAACGCAGCATGGGCAGCATACTATGCACAATAttatggtcagcagccagggGGTGCCATGCCAGGCCAGGCTCCAGGAGCtgccccagcagcagcacctggagACCAGAGCCAAGCAGCACAGGCCCCAGGAGGTCAGCCAGACTACACCAAGGCTTGGGAGGAGTACTACAAGAAGATGGGCATGG CTCAgccagctggaggagcagcggcAGTTGCTCCAGCTGCCGCcccagcagcagcggcagtggcaggaggaggagctgcagctggaggccaGCAGGACTACAGTGCAGCCTGGGCTGAGTACTACAGACAGCAGGCTGCCTATTATGGACAGGGAGGGCAGGCACCTGGACAGCCAGGTGGTCCACAGCAGGGACAACAG GGCCAGTAA
- the khsrp gene encoding far upstream element-binding protein 2 isoform X2, protein MSEYGGVPTNGVNAGMKNDAFADAVQRARQIAAKIGGDGVPSGSNNGGAESYPFTPQKRSLEEADEPDAKKVASQSERDSSLSIGAQLAALSQQSVRPSTMTEECNVPDAMVGLIIGRGGEQINKIQQDSGCKVQIAHDSAGLSERTVSLTGSPDAIQRAKALIDDIVSRGHESTNGQAGSMQEMIIPAGKAGLIIGKGGETIRQLQERAGVKMILIQDGSQPPNVDKPLRIIGDPYKVQQAKEMVNEILRERDHAGFGERSEYGSRMGGGGGGGGGGGGGGGGIEIAVPRHSVGVVIGRNGEMIKKIQGDAGVKIQFKPDDGTGPEKIAHIMGPPDQCQHAASVITDLLQSIRAREEGGQGGPPGPGAGMPPGGRGRGRGQGNWGPPGGEMTFSIPAHKCGLVIGRGGENVKSINQQTGAFVEISRQPPPNGDPNFKLFIIRGSPQQIDHAKQLIEEKIEAPLCPVGGSPGPGGPGGPMGPYNPNPYNAGPPGGAPHGAAPGGPQYCPQGWGNNYQQWQAPGPHDPNKAAAADPNAAWAAYYAQYYGQQPGGAMPGQAPGAAPAAAPGDQSQAAQAPGGQPDYTKAWEEYYKKMGMAQPAGGAAAVAPAAAPAAAAVAGGGAAAGGQQDYSAAWAEYYRQQAAYYGQGGQAPGQPGGPQQGQQGQ, encoded by the exons ATGTCTGAATACGGCGGTGTGCCGACGAACGGAGTCAATGCTGGGATGAAAAATGATGCTTTTGCCGACGCTGTACAACGAGCCAGACAG ATTGCAGCTAAGATCGGTGGAGACGGTGTCCCCTCAGGGAGCAACAACGGAGGAGCTGAGAGTTATCCATTCACACCACAAAAACGATCCTTGGAAGAAGCAG ATGAACCCGATGCCAAGAAGGTAGCATCACAGAGTGAAAGAGATTCTTCATTGT CTATTGGCGCTCAGCTCGCTGCTCTGTCCCAACAAAG TGTCAGGCCCTCTACAATGACTGAAGAGTGCAACGTGCCTGATGCCATGGTCGGCCTCA TCATTGGTCGAGGAGGTGAACAGATCAACAAAATACAACAGGATTCTGGCTGCAAGGTCCAGATTGCTCATG ACAGTGCAGGACTTTCCGAAAGAACTGTTTCTCTGACAGGGTCACCAGATGCCATACA GAGAGCCAAGGCCCTCATAGATGACATAGTGTCCAGGGGTCACGAGTCGACCAATGGGCAGGCAGGTTCGATGCAGGAGATGATCATCCCTGCCGGCAAGGCTGGCCTCATCATAGGCAAAGGAGGAGAGACCATCAGACAGCTACAG GAGCGAGCTGGAGTTAAAATGATACTTATTCAAGATGGATCCCAGCCACCAAACGTAGACAAGCCGCTACGCATCATTGGAGACCCCTACAAAGTGCAG CAAGCAAAAGAGATGGTCAATGAGATTCTACGAGAGAGGGATCATGCTGGTTTTGGAGAGAGGAGTGAATACGGATCAAGGATGGgaggcggcggtggtggtggtggcggcggtggtggtg gTGGTGGTGGCATCGAG ATAGCGGTGCCCCGCCACTCTGTGGGAGTTGTGATTGGTCGAAATGGGGAGATGATAAAGAAGATCCAGGGCGATGCTGGAGTGAAGATACAGTTTAAACCAG ATGATGGTACTGGTCCTGAAAAAATTGCCCATATTATGGGTCCGCCAGACCAGTGTCAGCACGCTGCATCGGTCATCACTGACCTGCTACAGAGCATCCGTGCCAGAGAGGAGGGTGGACAGGGG GGCCCCCCAGGTCCTGGTGCAGGTATGCCGCCTGGTGGTCGAGGGCGGGGTAGAGGCCAGGGTAACTGGGGTCCTCCTGGTGGAGAGATGACCTTCTCTATTCCGGCTCACAAATGTGGGCTTGTCATtggcagaggaggggagaacGTCAAGTCTATCAACCAACAGACCGGTGCATTTGTTGAAATATCTCGTCAGCCCCCTCCAAACGGTGACCCAAACTTCAAATTGTTCATCATCCGAGGGTCCCCACAACAGATTGACCATGCGAAGCAGCTCATAGAAGAGAAGATAGAG GCTCCATTGTGTCCAGTGGGTGGTAGTCCTGGTCCCGGAGGCCCAGGGGGTCCGATGGGTCCCTATAACCCCAATCCATATAATGCAGGGCCCCCTGGAGGTGCTCCCCA TGGAGCTGCACCTGGTGGCCCCCAGTACTGTCCTCAGGGTTGGGGAAATAATTATCAGCAATGGCAAGCCCCAGGCCCACATGACCCAA ataaagcagcagcagcagacccaAACGCAGCATGGGCAGCATACTATGCACAATAttatggtcagcagccagggGGTGCCATGCCAGGCCAGGCTCCAGGAGCtgccccagcagcagcacctggagACCAGAGCCAAGCAGCACAGGCCCCAGGAGGTCAGCCAGACTACACCAAGGCTTGGGAGGAGTACTACAAGAAGATGGGCATGG CTCAgccagctggaggagcagcggcAGTTGCTCCAGCTGCCGCcccagcagcagcggcagtggcaggaggaggagctgcagctggaggccaGCAGGACTACAGTGCAGCCTGGGCTGAGTACTACAGACAGCAGGCTGCCTATTATGGACAGGGAGGGCAGGCACCTGGACAGCCAGGTGGTCCACAGCAGGGACAACAG GGCCAGTAA